A portion of the Cryptomeria japonica chromosome 5, Sugi_1.0, whole genome shotgun sequence genome contains these proteins:
- the LOC131055926 gene encoding gibberellin-regulated protein 13 isoform X2 produces the protein MFSVLKLKHNLDANGLLSPSFFHAWKVSTHVVEDDVKYVELQTAVGEKSYGGVKAHIGMCVYCDKECNRRCSKASAHDRCLKYCGICCEKCNCVPPGTYGNEDSCPCYANLKNSKGGHKCP, from the exons ATGTTTTCAGTTTTGAAGTTGAAGCATAATTTGGATGCCAATGGCCTGCTTTCACCCTCATTCTTCCAT GCTTGGAAAGTATCCACACATGTAGTTGAGGATGATGTGAAGTATGTAGAG CTGCAGACTGCTGTGGGTGAAAAAAGTTACGGAGGAGTGAAAGCTCACATTGGTATGTGTGTTT ACTGTGATAAGGAATGCAATAGGAGATGCTCCAAGGCATCAGCTCATGATAGGTGTCTCAAGTATTGTGGAATATGTTGTGAGAAATGTAACTGCGTTCCACCTGGTACATATGGCAACGAAGATTCTTGCCCTTGCTATGCCAATTTGAAGAACTCCAAGGGTGGACACAAATGCCCTTAG
- the LOC131055926 gene encoding cypmaclein-like isoform X3, which produces MFSVLKLKHNLDANGLLSPSFFHAWKVSTHVVEDDVKYVELQTAVGEKSYGGVKAHIDCDKECNRRCSKASAHDRCLKYCGICCEKCNCVPPGTYGNEDSCPCYANLKNSKGGHKCP; this is translated from the exons ATGTTTTCAGTTTTGAAGTTGAAGCATAATTTGGATGCCAATGGCCTGCTTTCACCCTCATTCTTCCAT GCTTGGAAAGTATCCACACATGTAGTTGAGGATGATGTGAAGTATGTAGAG CTGCAGACTGCTGTGGGTGAAAAAAGTTACGGAGGAGTGAAAGCTCACATTG ACTGTGATAAGGAATGCAATAGGAGATGCTCCAAGGCATCAGCTCATGATAGGTGTCTCAAGTATTGTGGAATATGTTGTGAGAAATGTAACTGCGTTCCACCTGGTACATATGGCAACGAAGATTCTTGCCCTTGCTATGCCAATTTGAAGAACTCCAAGGGTGGACACAAATGCCCTTAG
- the LOC131055926 gene encoding cypmaclein-like isoform X4: protein MPMACFHPHSSMFVFLTLLLIVQAWKVSTHVVEDDVKYVELQTAVGEKSYGGVKAHIDCDKECNRRCSKASAHDRCLKYCGICCEKCNCVPPGTYGNEDSCPCYANLKNSKGGHKCP, encoded by the exons ATGCCAATGGCCTGCTTTCACCCTCATTCTTCCATGTTTGTATTCCTCACCCTACTGCTCATAGTGCAG GCTTGGAAAGTATCCACACATGTAGTTGAGGATGATGTGAAGTATGTAGAG CTGCAGACTGCTGTGGGTGAAAAAAGTTACGGAGGAGTGAAAGCTCACATTG ACTGTGATAAGGAATGCAATAGGAGATGCTCCAAGGCATCAGCTCATGATAGGTGTCTCAAGTATTGTGGAATATGTTGTGAGAAATGTAACTGCGTTCCACCTGGTACATATGGCAACGAAGATTCTTGCCCTTGCTATGCCAATTTGAAGAACTCCAAGGGTGGACACAAATGCCCTTAG
- the LOC131055926 gene encoding gibberellin-regulated protein 3 isoform X1 → MPMACFHPHSSMFVFLTLLLIVQAWKVSTHVVEDDVKYVELQTAVGEKSYGGVKAHIGMCVYCDKECNRRCSKASAHDRCLKYCGICCEKCNCVPPGTYGNEDSCPCYANLKNSKGGHKCP, encoded by the exons ATGCCAATGGCCTGCTTTCACCCTCATTCTTCCATGTTTGTATTCCTCACCCTACTGCTCATAGTGCAG GCTTGGAAAGTATCCACACATGTAGTTGAGGATGATGTGAAGTATGTAGAG CTGCAGACTGCTGTGGGTGAAAAAAGTTACGGAGGAGTGAAAGCTCACATTGGTATGTGTGTTT ACTGTGATAAGGAATGCAATAGGAGATGCTCCAAGGCATCAGCTCATGATAGGTGTCTCAAGTATTGTGGAATATGTTGTGAGAAATGTAACTGCGTTCCACCTGGTACATATGGCAACGAAGATTCTTGCCCTTGCTATGCCAATTTGAAGAACTCCAAGGGTGGACACAAATGCCCTTAG